One genomic window of Methanosarcina acetivorans C2A includes the following:
- a CDS encoding DUF3795 domain-containing protein, which produces MTVEAIGCCGAYCGTCKELRAGTCKGCKFGYINGERDINKARCKMKVCCIKKNYNTCADCPDFLSCPVISDFYSKNGYKYKKYKQALEYIRDNGYASFLQIADSWKGAYGKCK; this is translated from the coding sequence ATGACTGTTGAAGCGATTGGCTGTTGTGGGGCATATTGCGGGACATGTAAGGAATTGAGAGCAGGAACCTGTAAAGGCTGCAAATTTGGCTATATAAATGGTGAAAGAGACATAAACAAAGCCCGATGCAAAATGAAAGTATGCTGCATTAAAAAGAACTATAATACCTGTGCAGATTGTCCTGACTTCCTTTCATGTCCGGTTATCAGTGACTTCTACAGCAAAAATGGGTACAAATATAAAAAATACAAACAGGCTCTTGAATACATCAGGGATAACGGATATGCCAGTTTCCTCCAGATAGCTGACAGCTGGAAAGGTGCTTACGGCAAATGTAAATGA
- a CDS encoding class I SAM-dependent methyltransferase — MRTDSINHWDIVAESYSAENHQGKNFHAQIYLATVKELLGDVAGKHVLDAGCGDGFFSFELAQKGAIVTSVDNSDVMLNIAKRKHFHSNLQYHKMDLTRKLTFENELFDIVVANMLLMDIPEIDSFIHEVARVLKKPGNFIFSITHPCFFSGNWEEDENNIKMYKKIGNYLDERVEELNFWGKTLHYHRPLSRYMDAIEKAGMYISSFREPVPPRELTELYPEQEYHYRIPSFVVIKAKSI, encoded by the coding sequence ATGAGGACGGATAGTATAAATCACTGGGATATTGTTGCTGAAAGCTATAGTGCGGAAAACCATCAGGGAAAAAATTTTCATGCCCAGATATATCTGGCTACCGTCAAGGAATTATTAGGCGATGTAGCCGGAAAACATGTCCTTGATGCAGGATGCGGGGACGGCTTTTTTTCGTTCGAACTTGCACAAAAGGGAGCAATAGTTACCTCTGTCGACAATTCTGACGTGATGTTAAATATAGCAAAGCGCAAGCACTTCCATAGTAATCTTCAATATCATAAAATGGATTTGACCAGAAAGTTAACTTTTGAAAATGAATTATTCGATATTGTTGTGGCGAATATGCTGCTGATGGATATTCCTGAGATCGATTCATTTATTCATGAAGTAGCACGGGTATTGAAAAAGCCTGGCAATTTTATTTTCTCGATAACACATCCTTGCTTCTTTTCAGGTAACTGGGAGGAAGATGAAAACAACATAAAAATGTATAAAAAAATTGGAAACTATCTGGATGAAAGAGTAGAAGAATTGAATTTTTGGGGTAAAACCTTACACTATCACAGACCTTTATCAAGATATATGGATGCGATTGAAAAAGCCGGGATGTATATAAGTTCATTTAGAGAACCGGTTCCTCCAAGAGAGTTAACAGAATTATATCCGGAACAGGAGTATCATTATAGAATTCCGTCATTTGTAGTAATCAAAGCAAAGTCAATTTAA
- a CDS encoding GrpB family protein, producing the protein MDVKMKGIVRVVPYDPEWKTEFLKIKAMIVDCTGDFITGVEHVGSTAVEGLASKPIIDIDVVIDSYDIFPAVKDRLSEIGFEHKGNLGIEGRESFKRTFIDDFMPYHLYVCPKDGKGYLEHIAFRDYLRNHPEAVKAYGELKTKLAEQFRTDIIGYMDGKHEFLQNILKNVNKE; encoded by the coding sequence ATGGATGTGAAAATGAAAGGCATTGTAAGGGTTGTACCATACGATCCTGAGTGGAAAACCGAATTTTTGAAAATAAAAGCAATGATTGTTGACTGCACTGGCGACTTTATAACTGGTGTCGAGCATGTCGGAAGCACAGCGGTTGAAGGTCTTGCTTCAAAACCTATTATTGATATTGATGTAGTCATTGATTCTTACGATATTTTCCCGGCTGTGAAAGACAGGCTTTCAGAAATTGGGTTTGAACATAAAGGAAATTTAGGTATTGAAGGCAGAGAATCTTTTAAGAGAACCTTCATAGACGATTTTATGCCTTACCACCTGTACGTATGTCCAAAGGATGGTAAAGGTTATCTTGAACATATCGCTTTTCGTGATTATTTAAGGAATCATCCGGAAGCTGTGAAAGCTTACGGAGAACTCAAAACAAAGCTAGCCGAACAGTTTAGAACCGATATTATAGGTTATATGGATGGAAAACATGAATTCTTACAAAACATTCTTAAAAACGTAAACAAAGAATAA
- a CDS encoding cupin domain-containing protein codes for MKDFPEFMKNKSNHISSKEQNTEDIDGYFYEGTDGSQMAFWTCYSDRASRKHIHEFDEYMVCISGQYTAVLNDEEFVLNPGDELFIPKGTEQWGRCIAGTRTIHAFGGKRICRSEE; via the coding sequence ATGAAGGATTTTCCGGAATTTATGAAAAACAAAAGTAATCATATCAGTAGTAAAGAGCAAAATACTGAAGATATTGATGGCTACTTTTACGAAGGTACAGACGGCAGCCAGATGGCGTTCTGGACCTGTTACTCTGATAGAGCTTCCAGGAAACATATTCATGAATTTGATGAGTACATGGTATGCATTAGTGGACAATATACAGCAGTATTGAATGATGAGGAGTTTGTTCTTAATCCCGGAGACGAATTATTCATCCCAAAGGGAACAGAACAGTGGGGGAGATGTATTGCCGGAACGAGAACTATTCATGCGTTCGGGGGAAAAAGGATTTGTAGAAGTGAAGAATAA
- a CDS encoding transglutaminase-like domain-containing protein, with translation MGLIKKIYEFVRDDIDHSGDIGAREVTCKASEVLEFGHGICCAKSHLLAAMLRYFGVPAGFCYQKLSSSRDVNIKFLHGLNAVYLKDLDKWIRLDARGNKPGRDAQFSIYEEKISKPVNKELGEEDHLVIFTGPNQTVVEILKNSKDLRELWEQWDLGLRDLFRD, from the coding sequence ATCGGCTTGATTAAGAAAATTTATGAGTTTGTCCGGGATGATATCGATCATTCAGGGGATATAGGCGCACGGGAGGTCACCTGTAAGGCATCGGAAGTTCTTGAATTTGGGCATGGGATCTGCTGTGCTAAATCTCACCTGCTTGCAGCCATGCTGAGATATTTCGGGGTACCGGCTGGGTTCTGTTATCAGAAACTCTCTTCAAGTCGTGATGTTAACATAAAATTCTTGCACGGCTTAAACGCCGTATATTTAAAAGATCTGGATAAATGGATAAGACTGGATGCAAGAGGTAACAAGCCAGGCCGTGATGCTCAGTTTTCCATATACGAAGAAAAGATTTCCAAGCCCGTAAATAAAGAGCTTGGAGAAGAAGACCATCTCGTAATCTTCACGGGGCCCAATCAAACCGTTGTTGAAATATTAAAGAATAGTAAAGATCTGAGAGAATTATGGGAGCAGTGGGACCTCGGGTTGAGAGACTTGTTTCGCGATTAA
- a CDS encoding GNAT family N-acetyltransferase, which translates to MKLEIQFDQLNEKYVDAAADLIMSAYIEEKTAIPFLPYEKDHLYYLRKLIKNLFDNGTGIAAIRGEELIGFIAGFEVKELFGKCKGIYSPLYGHGGKNEYRSVLYQELYTHVAEIWVRNACFTHALTFFAHDTKTTDLWFWQGFGLRCVDSICESKQISVNNPSDIIIGKVNVPDIPALADIHRQHNMYYGNSPVFMPRRDEDPVQDLTAWLKEGNRHLWAAYQDGKPLGYMKIQPDAETFVSDHRNVMNITGAYVLESERKKGIGTMLLGAIQEWLLQNGYTLCGVDFESINITGSRFWNKHFVPYAYSMVRRIDERIST; encoded by the coding sequence ATGAAACTTGAAATTCAATTTGACCAACTAAATGAAAAATATGTGGATGCAGCCGCTGATTTAATTATGTCTGCATACATTGAAGAAAAGACGGCGATTCCATTTTTACCTTATGAAAAAGACCACTTATACTATCTCAGGAAGTTAATTAAGAACTTATTTGACAACGGAACAGGCATTGCTGCTATAAGAGGAGAAGAATTAATCGGGTTTATCGCCGGATTTGAGGTTAAAGAACTATTTGGGAAATGTAAAGGTATTTACAGTCCTCTATACGGGCACGGCGGGAAAAATGAATATAGAAGTGTATTGTACCAGGAGTTATATACGCACGTAGCTGAAATATGGGTAAGAAATGCCTGCTTTACTCACGCGTTAACATTTTTCGCACATGACACGAAAACTACTGATTTATGGTTTTGGCAGGGTTTCGGTCTGCGCTGTGTAGACTCTATTTGCGAATCAAAACAGATTTCTGTAAATAATCCTTCTGATATTATAATTGGAAAAGTCAACGTGCCTGATATTCCCGCTTTAGCAGATATTCATAGACAGCATAACATGTATTATGGAAACTCACCTGTTTTCATGCCTAGAAGAGATGAAGATCCGGTCCAGGATTTAACCGCTTGGCTTAAAGAAGGAAATCGTCATTTATGGGCTGCTTATCAGGATGGAAAACCGCTGGGATATATGAAAATTCAACCAGACGCTGAAACTTTTGTTTCGGACCACAGGAATGTTATGAACATAACCGGTGCATATGTTCTGGAAAGTGAAAGAAAAAAAGGTATAGGAACTATGTTATTGGGAGCAATACAGGAATGGCTTTTACAAAACGGTTATACTCTTTGCGGAGTGGATTTTGAATCCATAAATATTACGGGAAGCAGATTCTGGAATAAGCATTTTGTTCCGTATGCGTATAGCATGGTCAGACGGATTGATGAGAGAATTTCAACATGA
- a CDS encoding chemotaxis protein CheB, translating into MIIDKTTSKKAQITKGKKVPKGEQIPTGKQIPTGKQVPTGKQVPTGKQIPKGKQVAKEEQIHVTEAMSISEPPAPGEGIHEFTTDEFPIVGIGASAGGLVAFEAFFSAIPDSLGPGIAFVVVQHLDPKHKSILTDLISHYTNMPVYEVTNGMDVEPNCVYVIPPNRDMLYKEGALNLLEPAEPRGHRMPIDLFFRSLAEEKKERAIGIVLSGTGSDGTLGVRAIKAEGGMVMAQSPESSEYDSMPRNVIDTGLVDYILPPQEMPYHLVAYVTQAFEKVSSPVFRAEDAMKKIFNLVFTHTGHDFSHYKRGTISRRVERRMVVHNIGNIEEYVNYLEQNSLEVEALFRDFLINVTSFFRNPDAFDVLKEKIIPNLFIDKLVDESIRIWVPGCSTGEEAYSIGILIQEHMDLLKQPFKVQIFATDIDAHAIEQARIGAYPASISVDVSKERLGRFFTQGPDGSYRVQKVIRDMVIFSDHDLIKDPPFSKLDLVSCRNVLIYMDGELQKRLIPIFHYALNPGKFLFLGTSENVYGFTNLFDTLDRKAKLYKSRKSGEDEQYHAIAKFVPPQLELRETQKPSEEVPIGESKLRELSEQMLLQLYAPASVLVNEKGEILYIHGRTGMYLELAPGGAGMNILKMAREGLRQKLIKVFHKAAVDKKPLFYPGLQVKTNGDFVIVNLTIVPVNASPRKVSGPNLFLVTFEESPESEQNKTEEAVARCAREGTDEGKMGIDMRILTLRRELELKEEDLKASNEELEASNEELKSSNEEMQSINEELQSTNEELETSKEELQSTNEELVTVNAELQNKVTELSQANDDMNNLLAGTGIGTIFVDHQLRIMRFTPEVTRIINLIPTDVGRSIGDIVSNLLGYDSLIEDIREVLNELVPKNIEVQAHDGIWYLMRIRPYRTLENIIRGAVITFTEITELKRAKELLKESEARLDMVVRYSNDAITLQDLEGRILAWNPSAEKMYGWNEAEALNMNIGSMIPENRKEEELNTVKRLGRAEALKPYRTQRLSKDGRIVDIWLTASPLLNNFGEIFAIATIEREIESEKSGNKKS; encoded by the coding sequence ATGATTATAGATAAAACCACGAGCAAAAAAGCACAAATAACAAAAGGGAAGAAGGTACCAAAAGGGGAACAGATACCAACAGGAAAACAGATACCAACAGGAAAACAGGTACCAACAGGAAAACAGGTACCAACAGGAAAACAGATACCAAAAGGGAAGCAGGTAGCAAAAGAAGAGCAGATACATGTTACAGAAGCAATGTCTATCTCTGAGCCTCCTGCTCCGGGGGAGGGTATACATGAATTCACAACGGATGAATTTCCCATAGTAGGCATCGGTGCATCAGCTGGTGGACTGGTTGCTTTCGAAGCCTTCTTCTCAGCTATCCCCGACAGCCTGGGGCCAGGCATCGCCTTTGTTGTGGTGCAACATCTGGATCCAAAGCACAAAAGTATACTCACAGACCTGATAAGTCACTATACAAATATGCCTGTTTACGAAGTCACTAACGGGATGGACGTTGAGCCTAACTGTGTCTATGTTATCCCGCCTAACCGGGACATGCTTTATAAAGAGGGAGCATTGAACTTGCTAGAACCGGCCGAGCCACGCGGTCATCGCATGCCGATTGATCTTTTTTTCCGTTCCCTGGCCGAGGAAAAGAAAGAAAGGGCTATCGGCATTGTACTCTCGGGTACAGGTAGTGACGGTACACTGGGAGTACGGGCAATTAAGGCTGAAGGCGGCATGGTGATGGCACAAAGTCCCGAATCAAGCGAGTATGACAGCATGCCACGCAACGTAATCGACACCGGTCTGGTTGACTACATCCTGCCGCCGCAAGAAATGCCGTACCATCTCGTTGCCTATGTCACTCAAGCTTTTGAAAAAGTATCCTCTCCAGTTTTCAGGGCCGAAGACGCGATGAAAAAGATATTCAATCTGGTGTTCACCCATACTGGTCACGACTTTTCCCATTATAAAAGGGGCACAATCAGCCGACGCGTCGAACGGCGTATGGTAGTCCACAATATCGGGAACATAGAAGAATATGTGAATTATTTAGAGCAAAACTCCCTCGAGGTGGAAGCGCTCTTTCGAGACTTTCTAATCAACGTCACCAGTTTCTTCCGTAATCCAGATGCGTTTGATGTACTTAAGGAAAAAATCATCCCGAACCTCTTTATCGACAAACTTGTAGACGAATCGATACGTATCTGGGTGCCTGGCTGTTCCACAGGCGAGGAAGCTTACTCAATCGGTATCCTGATCCAGGAACATATGGATCTGTTGAAACAACCTTTCAAAGTACAAATTTTCGCAACAGATATTGACGCACATGCCATCGAACAGGCCCGCATCGGCGCCTATCCTGCCAGTATCTCTGTCGATGTCTCAAAGGAGCGGTTGGGGCGCTTCTTCACCCAGGGTCCGGACGGCAGTTACCGCGTCCAAAAAGTTATCCGTGATATGGTAATCTTTTCCGATCACGATCTTATTAAGGATCCGCCATTCTCCAAACTCGACCTGGTCAGTTGCCGGAATGTGCTGATCTATATGGACGGGGAGTTGCAGAAGAGACTGATTCCCATCTTCCACTACGCGTTGAATCCTGGCAAGTTTCTCTTCCTTGGTACCTCCGAAAACGTATACGGGTTCACGAACCTTTTTGACACGCTGGACCGCAAGGCAAAACTGTATAAAAGCAGAAAGAGTGGTGAAGATGAGCAATACCATGCGATAGCAAAATTTGTACCGCCACAACTGGAACTCAGGGAAACTCAAAAACCATCCGAAGAGGTTCCCATCGGTGAATCTAAATTGCGCGAACTGAGCGAACAGATGTTGCTTCAGCTTTACGCACCTGCCAGCGTACTCGTTAACGAAAAAGGCGAGATTCTTTATATACATGGACGTACCGGCATGTACCTGGAACTGGCTCCGGGTGGGGCCGGCATGAACATCCTGAAGATGGCGCGCGAGGGATTGCGTCAGAAGTTGATTAAGGTCTTTCACAAAGCGGCAGTCGATAAAAAACCATTATTCTACCCCGGACTGCAAGTCAAAACCAATGGCGACTTTGTTATCGTAAATTTAACAATCGTACCTGTGAATGCAAGCCCCCGCAAAGTCAGTGGGCCAAATCTGTTCCTGGTCACCTTTGAGGAATCTCCAGAATCAGAGCAAAATAAAACCGAAGAGGCAGTTGCCAGATGTGCCAGAGAAGGAACCGATGAGGGCAAAATGGGAATCGATATGCGTATCCTGACACTGAGGCGAGAACTGGAGCTCAAGGAAGAAGATCTCAAAGCCTCCAATGAAGAACTGGAGGCTTCCAATGAAGAACTCAAATCTTCCAACGAAGAAATGCAGTCAATCAACGAGGAACTGCAGTCCACCAATGAGGAGCTGGAAACCTCCAAGGAAGAATTACAGTCGACCAATGAAGAACTGGTCACGGTCAATGCTGAACTGCAAAATAAGGTGACCGAACTGTCTCAAGCTAATGACGATATGAATAATCTACTGGCTGGCACGGGTATAGGCACAATTTTTGTGGACCATCAACTGCGCATTATGCGTTTCACTCCTGAAGTCACACGAATTATTAACCTGATCCCTACTGACGTAGGACGATCTATTGGAGACATCGTCTCAAACCTGTTGGGATATGACAGCCTGATAGAGGACATACGTGAGGTGCTAAACGAGCTGGTGCCCAAAAACATTGAAGTCCAGGCCCATGACGGCATATGGTACCTGATGCGCATCCGGCCCTATCGCACACTTGAAAACATTATTAGGGGAGCAGTAATTACTTTTACCGAGATTACCGAGTTGAAGCGGGCGAAGGAGCTACTGAAGGAATCCGAAGCCCGCCTGGATATGGTTGTTCGCTACTCGAATGATGCTATAACATTACAGGATCTGGAGGGTCGGATCCTGGCCTGGAATCCAAGTGCTGAGAAGATGTACGGCTGGAATGAAGCCGAGGCCCTGAATATGAATATTGGCTCCATGATCCCGGAAAATCGGAAAGAAGAAGAGTTGAACACAGTAAAGAGGCTTGGCCGGGCTGAAGCTCTAAAACCTTATCGAACCCAGCGACTCAGCAAGGACGGCCGGATCGTAGATATATGGCTGACCGCCTCCCCATTGTTGAATAACTTCGGGGAGATATTTGCTATTGCAACCATAGAGAGGGAGATTGAGTCAGAAAAATCCGGGAATAAAAAATCATAA
- a CDS encoding PAS domain S-box protein produces MRTKDQIQILANIVESSDDAIITETLDGTITSWNTGAERIYGYSAKEILGKSMSVLEPPALFEEMKELTELIKQGDRLHHHETLQSRKDGIIINILLSVSPILDTSENPVAALVIARDITNSKRAEEKLRRSEEIYSVATEQTGQLVYDYDLRTNRCNWSGAIKEVTGYSLEEIQNLGKYFWITSIQPLSMKHVDERLQTMNKTGDRFKEELRLRRKDGIYIDVENKGVCLKDNEGYPYEVIGVLKDITDWNLAIKKVEESEEKYRSFIQNFRGIVFQLDENFVPVFLNGAVEEITGYREEEFTSRIKWKDIIHPDDLSLVLKAEEKIRNSPSPSYGDIEYRIKHRDGRVRCVSEIYQKINSRNGKPEFYQGTIYDVTQKKEMEKFLENIEAARKKEIHHRIKNNLQVISSLLDLQAEKFNKREGIKDSEVMEAFRESQDRVISMALIHEELHKSGGLDKLDFSSYIKELADNLFLTYRLGTIDVSLNMDLEKNIFFDMDTAVPLGMIVNELVSNSLKHAFLGRDRGEIRIKLRREGNRECRNSIGCVESNSKDCESPSFTMIVSDNGVGIPKDLNIEELDSLGFQLVISLVEQLDGELELKRDKGTEFIMKFTVTEKIISFHRKPY; encoded by the coding sequence ATGAGGACAAAAGACCAAATTCAGATCCTGGCAAATATTGTGGAATCATCGGACGATGCAATTATAACCGAGACTCTTGATGGCACAATTACCAGTTGGAATACAGGCGCAGAGCGAATTTATGGTTATTCGGCTAAAGAAATTCTGGGAAAGTCCATGTCTGTCCTTGAGCCACCTGCGCTATTCGAAGAAATGAAAGAATTAACCGAACTGATTAAACAGGGCGATAGACTCCATCATCATGAGACTTTACAGTCAAGAAAAGATGGTATAATAATAAACATCTTGCTAAGTGTTTCTCCAATTCTTGATACCTCTGAAAATCCGGTCGCTGCTTTAGTTATCGCCAGGGATATAACCAATAGTAAACGAGCAGAGGAAAAACTTCGGAGAAGCGAGGAAATATACAGTGTTGCCACAGAGCAGACAGGCCAATTGGTATATGATTACGATTTAAGGACAAATAGGTGCAACTGGTCCGGTGCTATAAAAGAAGTTACAGGCTATAGTCTTGAAGAAATTCAGAATCTTGGCAAATACTTTTGGATTACAAGTATCCAGCCTTTAAGTATGAAACATGTGGATGAAAGACTCCAGACTATGAATAAAACCGGAGACAGATTTAAAGAAGAATTAAGATTGAGAAGAAAGGATGGAATTTACATTGACGTAGAAAACAAAGGGGTTTGCCTTAAGGATAATGAAGGTTATCCCTACGAGGTTATCGGAGTACTGAAAGACATTACGGATTGGAATCTTGCGATAAAAAAAGTAGAAGAAAGTGAGGAGAAATATCGTTCTTTCATACAAAATTTTCGTGGTATTGTTTTTCAGCTTGATGAAAATTTCGTTCCTGTATTCTTGAACGGGGCTGTTGAAGAGATAACCGGGTATAGAGAAGAGGAGTTTACATCCCGTATTAAGTGGAAAGACATAATCCATCCGGATGATCTTTCTCTCGTTCTCAAAGCAGAAGAAAAGATTCGAAATTCCCCATCCCCCAGTTATGGAGATATCGAGTATCGTATAAAGCATAGGGATGGAAGAGTCAGATGTGTTAGTGAAATTTACCAGAAAATTAATAGCAGGAATGGAAAGCCGGAATTCTATCAGGGTACAATTTATGATGTGACCCAGAAAAAAGAGATGGAAAAATTCCTTGAAAATATAGAAGCTGCCCGTAAAAAAGAAATTCATCATCGTATTAAGAATAATCTGCAAGTTATTTCCTCCCTGCTGGATCTACAGGCTGAAAAGTTTAATAAAAGAGAGGGTATTAAGGATTCGGAGGTTATGGAAGCCTTCAGGGAGAGCCAGGATAGAGTTATATCTATGGCTCTTATTCATGAGGAGCTGCATAAAAGTGGCGGGCTCGATAAACTTGACTTTTCTTCTTATATCAAGGAGCTTGCTGACAACCTTTTCCTGACATACAGGCTCGGAACTATCGATGTCAGCTTAAATATGGATCTGGAAAAAAACATTTTCTTTGATATGGATACAGCAGTCCCATTAGGAATGATTGTTAACGAACTTGTTTCCAATTCCCTCAAACATGCGTTTTTAGGTAGAGATAGAGGAGAAATCCGAATCAAACTTCGTAGAGAAGGGAACAGAGAATGTAGAAACAGCATAGGATGCGTAGAAAGCAATAGCAAAGACTGCGAAAGCCCCAGTTTTACTATGATTGTTTCAGACAACGGCGTGGGCATTCCCAAAGACCTTAACATCGAAGAGCTGGATAGTCTCGGGTTTCAGTTAGTAATTTCCCTTGTAGAACAGTTAGACGGCGAACTTGAACTGAAAAGGGACAAAGGAACAGAGTTCATCATGAAGTTTACGGTAACAGAAAAAATAATCAGTTTTCATCGTAAGCCCTACTAA
- a CDS encoding phosphoglycolate phosphatase, whose product MKFKAIVIDIDGTITCENRELHLGAVKKIRILKVPVVLATGNILCYARTASKLIGLDGAVIAENGGAVTVRYDLNGTFEESLEECEKAFSFLSEYFKLTKLDPFYRKTEIALRRDFNLEKARTLLETQPFDVEMVDTKYAVHIKSTRINKGSGLRKLAEIMGLEAEDFVAIGDSENDIEMFEAAGFGIAVANGDERIKEAANYVTEASYGDGAVEAIEFLESNGWI is encoded by the coding sequence ATGAAATTCAAAGCTATCGTCATTGACATTGACGGGACGATTACCTGCGAGAACAGGGAACTCCACCTCGGGGCCGTCAAAAAAATCCGTATCCTTAAAGTCCCGGTAGTCCTTGCCACAGGCAATATTCTCTGTTATGCCAGGACAGCATCAAAGCTTATCGGCCTGGACGGGGCTGTGATTGCCGAAAACGGAGGCGCGGTTACAGTCCGCTACGACCTGAACGGCACCTTTGAAGAAAGCCTGGAAGAATGTGAAAAAGCCTTCTCTTTTCTATCCGAATATTTCAAGCTCACAAAACTCGATCCCTTCTACCGAAAAACCGAGATTGCCCTTAGACGGGACTTTAACCTTGAAAAAGCCAGAACCCTCCTGGAAACCCAGCCCTTCGATGTCGAAATGGTTGACACCAAATACGCAGTCCACATCAAAAGTACCCGGATCAACAAAGGTTCAGGTCTCCGAAAGCTTGCGGAAATAATGGGGCTTGAAGCTGAAGACTTTGTGGCAATAGGAGACTCAGAAAATGATATTGAAATGTTTGAGGCTGCAGGTTTTGGGATTGCTGTTGCAAATGGCGACGAAAGGATAAAAGAAGCTGCTAATTACGTGACAGAAGCCTCTTATGGGGACGGAGCCGTAGAAGCTATTGAATTTCTTGAATCCAACGGCTGGATTTAA
- the radA gene encoding DNA repair and recombination protein RadA produces MSEVALEELPGVGPATAEKLKEAGFNTVEAVAVASPSELATTAEIGESTAAKIINSARQAADIGGFETGDLVLERRKLVGKLTTGCVEFDEMMGGGIETQSITELYGEFGSGKTQVAHQLAVNVQMDKEHGGLDGSVIIIDTENTFRPERITQMVKGLSEKYGMELDPEEFLQNIHVARAYNSNHQILLVDSATDLANELKEMGKPVRLLIVDSLMAHFRAEYVGRGTLADRQQKLNKHMHGLLRFGDLFNACVVVTNQVMAKPDAFFGDPTRPVGGHIVGHTATFRLYLRKSKGEKRIIRLVDSPSLPEGEAVVAVTTAGLTDQ; encoded by the coding sequence ATGAGCGAAGTCGCACTTGAAGAACTGCCAGGAGTTGGCCCTGCAACTGCAGAAAAACTCAAAGAAGCCGGATTTAACACCGTTGAAGCAGTGGCCGTAGCCTCTCCTTCCGAACTTGCAACTACAGCCGAAATCGGGGAATCGACTGCCGCAAAAATCATCAATTCTGCAAGGCAGGCTGCTGACATAGGGGGATTTGAGACCGGAGACCTCGTCCTTGAAAGGAGGAAATTGGTAGGCAAACTTACCACCGGCTGTGTCGAATTTGACGAAATGATGGGTGGGGGCATAGAAACCCAGTCTATTACCGAACTGTATGGAGAATTCGGTTCCGGAAAGACCCAGGTGGCTCACCAGCTCGCAGTGAATGTCCAGATGGACAAAGAACATGGAGGGCTTGACGGGTCCGTCATTATAATCGACACCGAAAACACCTTCAGGCCGGAAAGGATTACCCAGATGGTAAAGGGACTTTCCGAAAAGTACGGAATGGAACTTGATCCTGAAGAATTCCTGCAGAACATCCATGTTGCGCGGGCATACAATTCCAATCACCAGATACTTCTTGTAGACTCTGCAACAGACCTGGCAAACGAGCTCAAGGAAATGGGAAAACCCGTTCGCCTGCTGATCGTTGACTCTCTTATGGCTCACTTCAGGGCCGAATATGTAGGAAGGGGAACCCTTGCAGACAGGCAGCAAAAGCTGAATAAACATATGCACGGCCTGCTCCGCTTCGGAGACCTGTTCAATGCCTGCGTTGTTGTTACAAATCAGGTTATGGCAAAGCCCGATGCCTTCTTTGGCGATCCCACAAGGCCTGTCGGAGGACATATTGTGGGGCACACGGCAACCTTCAGACTCTACCTGCGGAAGTCCAAAGGAGAAAAGAGAATTATCCGCCTCGTGGACTCTCCCAGCCTTCCGGAAGGAGAAGCTGTTGTTGCGGTTACTACAGCCGGACTTACCGACCAGTAA
- a CDS encoding phosphopantetheine adenylyltransferase: MPKVAVGGTFQYLHDGHARLIEKAFEIAGDGKVYIGLTSDEMLQKNHSIDNYENRRVRLLEYIDEMEIPKEKYEITRLNDPCGPTVEEDFDYIVVSPETYPVALKINRIREKKGKNPLEIVYVEYVMAEDGTPISSTRIAKGEIDRHGKMKRESQA, encoded by the coding sequence ATGCCAAAGGTCGCCGTAGGCGGTACGTTTCAGTATCTTCATGACGGACACGCCAGATTAATTGAAAAAGCATTTGAGATAGCAGGAGACGGAAAAGTCTACATAGGGCTTACCTCGGACGAGATGCTGCAAAAAAATCACAGTATCGACAATTATGAAAACAGGAGAGTCCGGCTGCTTGAGTACATAGACGAGATGGAGATTCCGAAAGAAAAATATGAAATTACAAGGCTGAACGATCCCTGCGGCCCGACTGTGGAGGAAGATTTCGACTACATAGTAGTCTCCCCCGAGACCTACCCGGTCGCCCTGAAAATCAACCGTATCAGAGAAAAAAAGGGAAAAAACCCTCTTGAAATTGTGTATGTTGAATATGTGATGGCTGAAGACGGGACTCCGATTTCGTCCACAAGGATTGCAAAAGGAGAAATTGACAGGCACGGAAAGATGAAAAGAGAGTCCCAGGCCTGA